One genomic window of Tenacibaculum tangerinum includes the following:
- the tpx gene encoding thiol peroxidase, giving the protein MATITLQGNEIETIGNLPENGSEAIDFLLVATDLSTKKLSDFSGSRLILNIFPSIDTGTCATSVREFNKRAAELENTKVLCISRDLPFAQNRFCGAEGIENVVMLSDFAAGRFGKDYGLEIVTGPLAGLHSRCIVIIDENGKILYSEQVNETADEPNYDAALKAL; this is encoded by the coding sequence ATGGCTACGATAACACTACAAGGAAATGAAATAGAAACGATAGGTAACCTGCCTGAAAATGGTAGTGAAGCGATTGATTTTTTGTTAGTCGCTACAGATTTATCAACTAAAAAACTAAGTGATTTTAGCGGTTCTAGATTGATTTTAAACATCTTTCCAAGTATCGATACAGGTACCTGCGCTACTTCAGTTAGAGAATTTAATAAAAGAGCTGCCGAATTAGAAAACACCAAAGTTTTGTGTATTTCGAGAGATTTACCATTTGCTCAAAACCGCTTTTGTGGTGCAGAAGGTATTGAAAATGTGGTAATGTTATCAGATTTCGCAGCAGGTAGATTTGGTAAAGATTACGGTTTAGAAATCGTTACAGGTCCGCTAGCTGGCTTGCATTCTCGTTGTATTGTTATTATTGACGAAAATGGCAAGATACTATACTCTGAGCAAGTAAATGAAACTGCAGATGAACCTAATTACGATGCTGCACTAAAAGCACTTTAA
- a CDS encoding diacylglycerol kinase family protein translates to MKNPNDGFLRGRIRSIKFALRGMWLLIITEDSIKAQLFFGIIATLLGFYFQISTTEWMIQTLIIGLVLVAEALNTAIEKLADFIHPDYHKKIGFIKDIAAGAPAFAAIISLIIAVIIYLPKIIAIL, encoded by the coding sequence ATGAAGAATCCGAATGACGGCTTTTTAAGAGGACGCATACGTAGTATAAAATTTGCTCTAAGAGGAATGTGGCTGTTAATTATTACAGAAGACAGTATCAAAGCACAACTGTTCTTTGGTATTATTGCCACTTTATTAGGTTTTTATTTTCAAATTTCTACTACCGAATGGATGATTCAAACGCTGATAATTGGACTCGTTTTGGTAGCAGAAGCTTTGAATACTGCTATTGAAAAGTTAGCAGATTTTATACACCCTGATTATCATAAAAAAATAGGTTTTATTAAAGATATTGCTGCTGGTGCTCCAGCATTTGCAGCAATCATCTCTTTAATTATAGCTGTAATAATTTACCTTCCTAAAATAATAGCTATATTGTAG
- a CDS encoding LptF/LptG family permease, protein MKTLDRYILKSFLIPFLATFFIILFVLVMQALWLAFDNFAGKGISVGIILKFLWYTTLIVAPQALPIGVLLSSIMTLGSLSENYEFAAAKSAGVSLQRMVRPIVFLAIFLSGINFLFLNYVYPYAMLKQLNMKVNIKKKQPAIALVAGGFNTEIPNFQIKFKEKYGEEDNLLKEVMIYDLSSKKGNNKIITAKKGEILSEDGSRYMTLILKDGYYFEHHEKVGMPFKEREKMAASYADFEKYTINIDISSFNDDDIDDLKYTKNFNMLSLKQLNDTLPTLKRDYDAFVSSRAKNLFLSIDIEDLHQYPDSLINKELSLNILDNFDLKEKRNILSIATSKLERTINNNNSNKETLKNKRKYLNLYDIEFYNRVAFSLSCLLLFFIGAPLGSIIRKGGMGMPMILAICIYVLYFFSNTFGRNLAEESSLTAIFGSWLSVFLMLPLAITLTVRATKDKGLFDVNSFFAPIQNFVKNLFSKKEKNAT, encoded by the coding sequence GTGAAAACATTAGACAGATATATATTAAAAAGCTTTTTAATACCATTTTTAGCCACCTTCTTTATCATTTTATTTGTACTGGTAATGCAAGCACTGTGGCTCGCTTTCGATAATTTTGCTGGTAAAGGTATAAGCGTAGGAATTATTTTAAAATTCCTATGGTACACCACCCTTATTGTAGCTCCGCAAGCGTTGCCCATTGGTGTTTTACTATCTTCTATTATGACGCTGGGTAGCCTATCTGAAAACTACGAATTTGCCGCAGCAAAATCTGCTGGAGTATCTTTACAACGCATGGTTCGTCCTATTGTTTTCTTAGCTATTTTTTTAAGCGGAATTAACTTTCTGTTTCTTAATTACGTATACCCTTATGCTATGTTAAAGCAATTAAACATGAAGGTAAATATTAAGAAGAAACAACCTGCCATTGCTTTAGTTGCGGGTGGATTTAATACTGAAATTCCGAATTTTCAAATAAAATTCAAAGAAAAATATGGCGAAGAAGACAATCTTTTAAAAGAGGTCATGATCTATGATTTGTCTTCCAAAAAAGGAAATAACAAAATTATAACTGCAAAGAAAGGGGAGATTCTTTCAGAAGATGGAAGTCGTTACATGACGTTAATTTTAAAAGACGGATACTACTTTGAGCATCACGAAAAAGTAGGAATGCCTTTTAAAGAGCGTGAAAAAATGGCAGCCTCTTATGCCGATTTTGAAAAGTATACTATAAATATTGATATCTCTTCTTTTAATGATGATGATATTGACGATTTAAAGTATACTAAAAACTTTAATATGTTAAGTTTAAAACAATTAAACGACACCTTACCTACCCTAAAACGAGACTACGATGCCTTTGTGAGCAGTAGAGCTAAAAACTTATTTTTAAGTATTGATATAGAAGACCTACACCAATACCCTGATTCTTTAATAAACAAGGAGTTATCACTTAACATTCTCGATAATTTTGATTTAAAAGAAAAAAGAAATATTCTCTCTATAGCTACCTCAAAGTTAGAGCGTACGATCAACAACAATAATTCTAACAAAGAAACCTTAAAAAACAAACGAAAGTATTTAAACTTATACGATATTGAGTTTTACAATCGCGTAGCCTTTTCGCTTTCTTGCTTATTGCTTTTCTTTATTGGAGCCCCTTTGGGTTCTATTATCAGAAAAGGAGGTATGGGAATGCCTATGATTTTAGCTATTTGTATTTATGTTTTATACTTTTTCTCCAATACTTTCGGAAGAAACCTAGCCGAAGAAAGCTCTTTAACCGCCATTTTTGGCTCTTGGCTAAGTGTGTTTTTAATGCTACCTTTGGCAATTACGTTAACGGTGAGAGCTACCAAAGACAAAGGACTATTTGATGTGAATAGCTTTTTTGCTCCAATACAAAACTTTGTAAAAAACTTATTCTCAAAAAAAGAGAAAAACGCAACATAA
- the ribB gene encoding 3,4-dihydroxy-2-butanone-4-phosphate synthase has protein sequence MTTQTTTNIQLNTIEEAIEDIKNGKVIIVVDDEDRENEGDFLAAAEKITPEMINFMATHGRGLICTPLTETRCKELELDMMVSNNTDPMETAFTVSVDLRGNGVTTGISASDRAKTVQALINPDTKPFDLARPGHIFPLKAKTGGVLRRTGHTEAAIDFARLAGLQPAGVIVEIMNEDGTMARLPQLMKVAEKFDLKIVSIENLVAYRMEHDSLIEKKEDFNIQTRFGDFRLHAYQQTTNNQIHIALTKGTWSKNEPVLTRINSTLVNNDILGTLTNNADQKLDQMFKVINDEGRGAIIFINQQMQALNLLNRLRGLKENQEKGELKAPNVVMDNKDFGIGAQILHDLHIHKLRLVSNTKQAKRVGMIGYGLEIVDYVNY, from the coding sequence ATGACAACACAAACCACAACGAACATTCAATTAAATACTATTGAAGAAGCCATAGAAGATATTAAAAACGGTAAAGTTATTATCGTGGTTGATGATGAAGATCGAGAAAATGAAGGTGATTTTTTAGCAGCAGCTGAAAAAATTACTCCAGAAATGATTAATTTCATGGCAACACACGGTCGTGGATTAATTTGTACGCCCCTTACTGAAACTCGTTGTAAAGAGTTGGAGTTAGACATGATGGTTAGTAACAATACCGACCCTATGGAAACGGCGTTTACCGTATCGGTAGATTTACGTGGAAATGGAGTTACTACAGGTATTTCTGCTTCTGATAGAGCCAAAACCGTACAAGCCTTAATAAATCCTGATACGAAACCTTTTGATTTAGCTCGACCTGGACATATTTTTCCTTTAAAAGCTAAAACTGGAGGGGTATTACGTAGAACTGGGCATACCGAAGCTGCTATCGACTTTGCGCGTTTGGCTGGTTTACAACCCGCTGGTGTTATTGTTGAAATTATGAATGAAGACGGTACCATGGCACGCTTACCTCAACTAATGAAAGTAGCTGAAAAATTTGATTTAAAAATCGTTTCTATTGAAAATTTAGTAGCGTACCGAATGGAGCACGATTCGTTAATTGAAAAGAAAGAAGATTTTAATATACAAACTCGTTTTGGAGATTTTCGCTTACATGCTTACCAGCAAACTACCAATAACCAAATTCATATTGCTTTAACCAAGGGAACTTGGAGTAAAAATGAACCTGTTTTAACACGTATAAATTCTACGTTGGTAAACAACGATATTTTAGGAACCTTAACTAACAATGCCGATCAAAAATTAGATCAAATGTTTAAGGTGATTAATGACGAAGGCAGAGGTGCTATTATATTTATTAACCAACAAATGCAAGCGTTAAATTTATTAAACAGACTTCGTGGCTTAAAAGAAAACCAAGAAAAAGGAGAACTAAAAGCTCCTAATGTTGTGATGGATAATAAAGATTTTGGTATTGGCGCACAGATTTTACACGATTTACACATTCATAAACTACGTCTTGTTTCTAATACCAAACAAGCCAAACGTGTGGGTATGATTGGTTACGGACTGGAGATAGTTGATTACGTAAACTACTAA
- a CDS encoding NAD(P)/FAD-dependent oxidoreductase, whose product MNIPQTSFPRVIIVGGGFAGLAAARALENQELQVVLIDKHNYHTFQPLLYQVATGGLEPDSIAFPLRKRFNDIENFYFRLAKVTNINAEINTVETTIGNLEYDELIIATGSTTNFFGNTNIQKYAMEMKSVPQALNIRSLVLENFEEALLETDLEKRLALMNFVIVGGGPTGVELAGALAEMKKGILPKDYPDLDIRQMKINLIQSSGELLKGMSNKASENAEDFLIKLGVDVWKDLRVLDYDGETVTTNGEDHFKAQTVIWAAGVKGAAVNGLKNVCMVERANRFKVDEYNKIIGYDNIYAIGDVACMETKNYSYGHPMMAQPAIQQGKLLGKNILAKLNNKKQKPFVYHDKGSMATIGRNKAVVDLPKWKFQGVFAWFVWMFVHLFSLIGFRNKVIVFMNWVYNYIRFDRETRLIIRPYKNKNKYSFREE is encoded by the coding sequence ATGAATATACCTCAAACAAGTTTTCCAAGAGTAATTATTGTAGGAGGAGGGTTTGCAGGATTGGCTGCTGCAAGAGCATTAGAAAATCAAGAATTGCAAGTTGTTTTAATAGATAAACATAATTACCATACTTTTCAACCATTATTATACCAAGTGGCAACTGGGGGCTTAGAGCCTGATAGTATTGCATTTCCTTTGCGAAAGCGATTTAATGATATTGAAAATTTTTATTTCAGATTGGCAAAAGTTACCAATATTAATGCAGAAATTAATACAGTAGAAACTACTATAGGTAATTTAGAATATGACGAGTTGATTATTGCTACGGGATCTACTACTAATTTTTTTGGAAATACCAATATTCAAAAGTATGCTATGGAAATGAAATCGGTTCCGCAAGCATTGAATATTCGTAGTTTGGTATTAGAAAATTTTGAAGAAGCATTGCTAGAAACCGATTTAGAAAAGCGCTTAGCATTGATGAATTTTGTAATTGTTGGAGGAGGACCAACTGGGGTCGAATTGGCAGGAGCACTAGCAGAAATGAAAAAAGGAATACTTCCTAAAGATTATCCAGATTTGGATATTCGTCAGATGAAAATTAATCTTATTCAAAGTTCTGGAGAATTGTTAAAAGGCATGAGTAACAAAGCCTCTGAAAATGCTGAAGATTTTTTAATAAAACTCGGAGTAGATGTATGGAAAGACCTTCGTGTGTTAGACTATGATGGTGAAACAGTAACCACAAACGGAGAAGATCACTTCAAAGCACAAACTGTAATTTGGGCAGCAGGAGTAAAAGGAGCTGCTGTTAATGGTTTAAAGAATGTTTGTATGGTTGAAAGAGCCAATCGATTTAAAGTAGATGAATACAATAAAATAATAGGGTATGACAATATTTATGCTATCGGAGACGTAGCGTGTATGGAGACCAAAAACTATTCCTATGGACATCCAATGATGGCACAACCTGCCATTCAACAAGGAAAATTACTGGGAAAAAATATATTAGCAAAGCTGAATAATAAAAAACAAAAACCATTTGTATATCACGATAAAGGCTCTATGGCAACGATAGGAAGAAATAAAGCAGTAGTTGATTTGCCTAAGTGGAAGTTTCAGGGAGTTTTTGCTTGGTTTGTTTGGATGTTTGTACATCTGTTTTCTCTCATAGGATTTAGAAATAAAGTAATTGTATTTATGAATTGGGTGTATAATTATATCCGTTTTGATAGAGAAACAAGGCTTATCATACGTCCTTACAAGAATAAAAACAAGTATAGTTTTAGAGAAGAATAA